A window of Alkalibaculum bacchi contains these coding sequences:
- the leuS gene encoding leucine--tRNA ligase, which produces MSSYNFKKIERKWQKEWEEKEVFKAIDFSEKPKFFGLVEFPYPSGVGLHVGHVRAYTSLEVISRKRRLEGYNVLFPIGWDAFGLPTENYAIKTGRHPRVVTDENIEVFTNQLKEIGYSFDWDRTVDSTDPDYYKWTQWIFLNLFEKGFAYKDTTYVNFCNDCKVVLANEESQGGVCDRCGSEVVQMEKDVWFLKIREYADKLLDGLDEVHFPPRIRLEQENWIGRSYGAQVDFSIKDSKEKLTVFTTRPDTLYGATFMVIAPEHPLLENMKDRISNLDELTQYQEQARKKTEFERVQLAKEKTGVEIKGISAINPLNGNSIPVWIADYVMMGYGTGAIMAVPGHDTRDWEFAKKFNLPIVEVIKGGNVQEEAYTDIEQGILVNSGRLDGLSVKEAKAKAIEYVEELGIGKRTTNYKMKDWAFNRQRYWGEPIPIVECEHCGLVGVNKEDLPIRLPEVENYQPTETGESPLASIEEWVNTTCPKCGAPAKRETDTMPQWAGSSWYFLRYTDPHNHEEFASKDKLNYWMPVDWYNGGMEHVTRHLIYSRFWHRFLYDIGEVSVKEPYAKRSAQGLILGSDGEKMSKSRGNVINPRDIIEEYGADTLRTYIMFIGDYEKPAPWNDNGVKGCKRFLDRLWKLQEILVDGDEYSKENEVLMHKTIKKVNEDYEALKFNTAIAAMMSALNDFNGKGQINKAEFKTFIMLLNPIAPHITEELWEIVGFDGVLNQASWPTYDEEKTVESVIEMAVQVNGKVRGKITIPVNATKEDANKAAMVDESITNHINGKNIVKEIFVPGKIYNIVVK; this is translated from the coding sequence ATGTCATCGTATAATTTTAAGAAGATAGAAAGAAAGTGGCAAAAGGAGTGGGAGGAAAAGGAAGTTTTTAAGGCAATTGATTTTTCCGAGAAACCAAAGTTTTTTGGTTTGGTTGAATTTCCATATCCTTCAGGTGTAGGGCTACATGTAGGACATGTTCGCGCTTACACTTCTCTAGAAGTAATATCGAGAAAAAGAAGATTAGAAGGTTATAATGTATTATTTCCAATTGGTTGGGATGCTTTTGGTTTGCCAACTGAGAATTATGCTATAAAAACAGGAAGACATCCAAGAGTTGTAACAGATGAAAATATTGAAGTTTTCACGAATCAGCTAAAAGAAATAGGATACTCTTTTGATTGGGATCGAACAGTTGACTCTACAGATCCAGACTATTATAAGTGGACTCAGTGGATCTTTCTAAATTTATTTGAAAAGGGTTTTGCTTATAAAGATACAACTTATGTTAATTTCTGCAATGATTGTAAAGTTGTTTTGGCCAATGAAGAATCTCAGGGTGGAGTTTGCGATCGATGTGGCAGTGAAGTTGTGCAAATGGAAAAAGATGTATGGTTCCTAAAGATTAGAGAATACGCAGATAAACTATTAGATGGTTTGGATGAAGTTCATTTTCCACCTAGAATTCGATTAGAACAAGAAAACTGGATTGGAAGATCTTATGGTGCTCAGGTAGATTTTTCGATTAAGGATTCTAAAGAAAAATTAACTGTATTTACTACAAGACCAGATACATTGTACGGTGCAACGTTTATGGTTATTGCACCAGAACATCCGCTTTTAGAGAATATGAAAGATCGAATCAGCAATTTGGACGAGCTCACTCAGTATCAAGAGCAAGCGAGGAAAAAGACCGAATTCGAAAGAGTTCAGTTGGCAAAAGAAAAGACAGGTGTAGAAATAAAAGGTATTTCTGCTATTAATCCTCTTAATGGAAATAGTATTCCAGTATGGATTGCAGACTATGTCATGATGGGTTACGGTACAGGCGCTATTATGGCCGTTCCAGGGCATGATACACGTGATTGGGAATTTGCAAAGAAATTTAACCTACCTATTGTTGAAGTAATTAAGGGTGGAAATGTTCAAGAAGAAGCCTATACAGATATTGAACAAGGAATACTCGTCAATTCAGGGCGATTGGATGGTTTAAGCGTAAAAGAAGCAAAGGCAAAAGCTATTGAATATGTAGAAGAGTTAGGAATCGGCAAGAGGACTACAAACTACAAGATGAAGGATTGGGCTTTTAATCGCCAGAGATATTGGGGAGAACCTATACCAATTGTTGAGTGCGAGCACTGCGGACTTGTAGGTGTGAATAAGGAAGACCTTCCTATTCGATTACCTGAAGTAGAAAATTATCAACCAACAGAAACTGGAGAGTCTCCACTAGCTTCTATTGAAGAATGGGTTAACACTACTTGTCCAAAATGCGGAGCCCCTGCAAAAAGAGAAACAGATACAATGCCACAATGGGCTGGCTCAAGTTGGTATTTCTTGAGATATACAGATCCACACAATCACGAGGAATTTGCGTCTAAGGACAAGCTAAATTATTGGATGCCAGTAGACTGGTATAATGGCGGTATGGAACATGTGACAAGACATCTTATTTACTCTAGATTTTGGCACAGATTTTTATATGATATTGGAGAGGTTTCAGTAAAAGAGCCTTATGCTAAAAGATCTGCTCAAGGCTTGATTTTAGGTTCTGATGGAGAAAAAATGTCCAAATCCAGAGGAAATGTCATTAATCCTAGAGACATTATCGAAGAATATGGTGCAGATACTTTAAGAACGTATATTATGTTTATAGGAGATTATGAGAAACCAGCTCCTTGGAACGATAATGGTGTGAAGGGATGTAAGAGATTCCTAGATAGATTGTGGAAATTGCAGGAAATTTTAGTGGATGGGGATGAATACAGCAAAGAAAATGAAGTCCTCATGCACAAGACAATAAAGAAAGTAAACGAAGATTATGAAGCTCTTAAGTTTAATACAGCCATTGCGGCAATGATGAGTGCTTTAAATGATTTTAATGGAAAAGGGCAGATTAATAAGGCAGAGTTTAAGACCTTTATTATGTTACTAAATCCTATTGCTCCCCATATCACAGAAGAACTTTGGGAGATTGTAGGTTTCGACGGAGTGCTAAATCAAGCATCTTGGCCAACATATGACGAAGAAAAGACTGTAGAATCAGTTATAGAAATGGCTGTTCAAGTAAATGGTAAAGTAAGAGGCAAGATCACCATTCCAGTAAACGCAACAAAAGAAGATGCTAATAAAGCCGCTATGGTAGATGAAAGCATCACAAACCATATTAATGGAAAGAATATCGTAAAAGAAATCTTTGTACCTGGGAAAATATATAATATTGTTGTGAAGTAA
- the trmL gene encoding tRNA (uridine(34)/cytosine(34)/5-carboxymethylaminomethyluridine(34)-2'-O)-methyltransferase TrmL, with amino-acid sequence MNHIVLFEPEIPQNTGNVARTCAITGSKLHLIEPLGFSLNDKYLKRAGLDYWDLLDKEIHESFDDFLEKYNGTNLFFLTTKAHKYYMDIEYPQESFFIFGKETAGLPEKIHEKFAEQRFKVPMIDNPHARSLNLSNTVNIVLYEALRQNNFPGML; translated from the coding sequence ATGAATCACATTGTACTATTTGAACCAGAAATCCCACAGAATACGGGGAATGTGGCTCGGACTTGTGCTATTACTGGAAGTAAATTGCATTTAATAGAGCCTCTTGGGTTTTCTTTAAATGACAAGTACTTAAAACGAGCAGGACTAGATTATTGGGATTTGTTAGATAAAGAAATTCACGAAAGTTTTGATGATTTTTTAGAAAAATATAATGGAACGAATCTGTTTTTCTTAACGACGAAAGCTCATAAATACTATATGGATATTGAGTATCCACAGGAGAGCTTTTTCATATTTGGTAAAGAGACAGCTGGATTGCCAGAGAAAATTCATGAAAAATTTGCAGAGCAAAGATTTAAAGTCCCCATGATCGATAACCCTCATGCAAGATCTTTAAATTTGTCTAATACAGTTAATATTGTTTTGTACGAAGCGTTGAGGCAGAATAACTTCCCGGGAATGCTTTAA
- the trxB gene encoding thioredoxin-disulfide reductase, which produces MQDYDVVIIGGGPAGLSAGLYSSRALLKTLIVESGAVGGQVTTTSDMENYPGSISDNAMDLANRMKEQALHFGTEIVTGRCKSVKKVDSYFHIVTDKEEYKAKAVIIATGSQPRNIGCKGEQEFRGLGVSYCATCDANFFRGLHVVVVGGGDSAIDEGLYLTKFADKVTVVHRRDTLRAAKSLQKKAFANVKMEFILDSVVEEIKGDGIVNAVVLRNVKTKELTELKADGVFGFVGYNPSSELFKDLVEVDGKGYIVSDENMKTTVPGIFVAGDVRKKMLKQVITATADGAVAAISAEKYITG; this is translated from the coding sequence ATGCAAGATTATGATGTTGTAATAATCGGAGGAGGGCCTGCTGGGTTGTCAGCGGGATTGTATTCATCAAGGGCTCTGTTAAAGACATTGATTGTAGAGTCTGGTGCAGTTGGAGGTCAAGTTACAACTACTAGTGATATGGAAAATTACCCCGGTTCTATAAGCGATAATGCTATGGATTTAGCAAATCGAATGAAGGAGCAAGCCCTTCACTTTGGTACGGAAATTGTTACTGGTAGATGTAAGTCTGTAAAGAAAGTAGATTCCTATTTTCACATTGTAACAGATAAAGAAGAGTACAAGGCGAAAGCTGTCATCATTGCAACAGGTTCTCAACCACGAAATATAGGGTGTAAAGGGGAGCAAGAGTTCAGAGGTTTAGGTGTATCCTATTGTGCCACTTGTGACGCTAATTTTTTTAGAGGCTTACATGTAGTAGTAGTTGGCGGTGGAGATTCAGCCATAGATGAAGGACTATACTTGACGAAATTTGCTGATAAAGTTACTGTAGTTCATAGAAGAGATACATTAAGAGCCGCTAAATCTCTACAGAAAAAGGCTTTTGCAAATGTAAAGATGGAATTTATTTTAGATAGCGTAGTAGAAGAAATAAAAGGTGATGGCATTGTAAATGCAGTTGTTTTAAGAAATGTTAAGACAAAAGAACTAACAGAGCTGAAAGCAGATGGTGTTTTTGGCTTTGTAGGATATAATCCAAGTTCTGAACTGTTTAAGGATTTAGTTGAAGTAGATGGTAAAGGATATATTGTATCCGATGAAAATATGAAAACTACTGTGCCAGGAATATTCGTTGCTGGAGATGTTCGAAAGAAGATGTTAAAACAGGTAATCACTGCAACAGCGGATGGAGCAGTTGCTGCTATTAGTGCGGAGAAGTATATTACTGGATAA